The Primulina eburnea isolate SZY01 chromosome 13, ASM2296580v1, whole genome shotgun sequence genome includes a region encoding these proteins:
- the LOC140810372 gene encoding uncharacterized protein yields MAPGGRGKKGKEVVQESEAQNVRGLEDIVRGRRGHPAAQVARNVEEEVNQEVEQLTQKTEAGNLSVKRSSTTLVGSCRRRTESIWTTITWEVFRTQFTQEYAPPSYYYGKEEEFNQLVQGNKTVVEYASQFSALLPYVPHVARNDQSKLSRFLHGLQGTIHTLVMTGSPNTYVQAVEMAKKIEASLLRGESRPVPVPVPVPASTSQGSGSHMPMPAGLSPYQPQQSSQQPKQQRFRARGKQFKKRSQSSSSSSGSTRGSSVVGSSNAVYCDRCGGRHFSSQCIGVQGSCYICGQVGHFARVCPNAQRQQFQPQQSGQVPRGPAFQPYAPAQSFQQSGYPPPRGPPQQQFPVPQQARVHALTQDQAQDAPGGVIAGICYVFDYPARILIDTGASHSFLSAAFVDEHEIATIPLLDTVSVATPAGVYLMSREIVINCVIRFEDNIMITNLIKLAMSDFDCILGMDILTNYRATVDCFHGIVRFRPYYGSKWNFYGYDSQSRIPLVSAMEMFRLLSIGNEGFLIYALDATQEERLKASDIPVVKDFPDVFPDEIPGFPPQREIDLSIELMPGTNPISRAPYRLAPTELKELKEQLQDLLEKGYIRPSMSPWGAPVLFVKKKDGTMRMCVDYRQLNRATVKNKYPLPRIDDLFDQLQGTSVYSKIDLRSGYHQLRVREEDVPKTAFRTRYGHYEFLVVPFGLTNAPAVFMDLMNRVFREFIDKFVIVFIDDILIYSKSKKEHEKHLTLVLQTLREAQLYAKFSKCEFWLDRVLFLGHVISAQGVSVDPSKVEAVINWPKPTNVSEIRSFLGLAGYYRRFIEGFSRIASPMTQLTQKDRRFVWIAECESSFRTLKEKLTTSPVLALPSGSGGFVYQPGRMNQVADALSRKVQAKMLTSLTISKVHEHLGTSGWTYQSKGDYC; encoded by the exons ATGGCACCTGGAGGAAGAGGCAAAAAGGGAAAAGAAGTTGTCCAGGAGTCTGAAGCCCAGAATGTTCGAGGACTTGAAGATATTGTCAGGGGTAGACGTGGTCATCCTGCAGCCCAGGTTGCTAGAAACGTAGAGGAAGAAGTGAATCAAGAAGTCGAGCAATTGACTCAGAAA ACTGAAGCTGGCAATCTATCAGTTAAAAGATCGAGCACAACTCTGGTGGGAAGCTGCAGAAGAAGAACTGAAAGCATCTGGACAACCATTACTTGGGAAGTATTCCGTACTCAATTTACCCAAGAATATGCACCTCCTTCTTATTATTATGGCAAGGAAGAAGAGTTCAACCAATTGGTGCAGGGAAATAAAACGGTTGTTGAATATGCTTCTCAATTTTCTGCTCTATTGCCATATGTGCCGCACGTTGCAAGAAATGACCAGTCCAAACTTTCTCGTTTCCTGCATGGGCTACAAGGGACTATTCATACTTTGGTGATGACTGGATCGCCTAATACATATGTTCAAGCTGTAGAAATGGCGAAGAAGATAGAGGCTAGTTTGCTCAGAGGAGAATCACGGCCAGTTCCAGTTCCAGTTCCAGTTCCAGCATCTACTTCTCAAGGATCTGGAAGTCATATGCCGATGCCAGCGGGTTTATCTCCTTATCAGCCTCAACAGTCATCCCAGCAACCGAAGCAACAACGATTCAGAGCAAGAGGTAAACAATTTAAGAAGAGATCTCAGTCCAGCTCCTCCAGTTCAGGCAGTACTAGAGGGAGCAGTGTTGTTGGGTCTTCGAATGCTGTGTATTGTGACCGTTGTGGtggaagacattttagttcacAGTGTATAGGAGTCCAGGGGTCTTGCTATATATGTGGTCAAGttggacatttcgccagagtatgTCCTAATGCACAAAGACAGCAATTTCAGCCACAACAGTCTGGACAAGTTCCCCGAGGACCAGCTTTCCAGCCATATGCTCCTGCACAGTCATTTCAGCAGTCTGGCTATCCACCACCTCGAGGTCCTCCTCAGCAGCAATTTCCAGTGCCGCAGCAGGCTCGAGTACATGCGTTGACTCAGGACCAGGCTCAGGATGCACCAGGCggagtgattgcaggtatttgctaTGTTTTCGATTATCCTGCGCGTATATTGATAGACactggagcatctcattcatttttATCTGCTGCATTTGTTGATGAGCATGAGATTGCTACTATTCCGTTGTTGGATACTGTGTCTGTGGCTACTCCTGCCGGTGTATACTTGATGTCTCGCGAGATAGTCATaaattgtgtgattagatttgaggataatattatgataactaatctaatcaaGTTAGCTAtgtctgatttcgattgtatcctTGGTATGGATATATTGACGAattaccgagctactgtggactgtttcCATGGAATTGTCAGATTTAGACCGTATTATGGCAGcaaatggaatttttatggttaTGATTCACAGTCTCGAATTCCATTAGTATCTGCAATGGAAATGTTCAGGTTGTTGTCAATCGGCAACGAAGGATTTTTGATCTATGCTCTTGATGCAACACAGGAAGAACGATTGAAAGCTTCAGACATTCCTGTTGTCAAGGATtttcctgatgtatttcctgatgagattccgggtttTCCGCCTCAAAGGGAAATAGATcttagcattgaattgatgccaggaacaaaTCCTATATCTAGAGCACCATATCGTTTAGCTCCgacagagttgaaagaactcaaagaacagCTTCAGGATTTACTGGAGAAAGGCTATATCAGACCAAGTAtgtcgccttggggagctccagtattgttcgtaaagaagaaagacggaacGATGAGAATGTGCgtcgattatcggcagttgaaccgggctactgtgaagaataagtatcctctgCCGCGTATtgacgacttgtttgatcagttgcagggtacttctgtatattccaagattgatcttcgttccggctatcatcagctcagagtcagagaggaagatgttcctAAGACAGCGTTTCGGACAcgttatggacactatgaattcctagtcgtgccgtttggtttgactaatgctccagcggtgtttatggatttaatgaatcgtgtatTCCGGGAATTCATAGATAAATTCGTTAtcgttttcattgatgacatcttgatttattccaagtcaAAGAAAGAGCACGAAAAACATTTGACACTAGTTCTCCAAACACTCAGAGAAGCgcagttgtatgccaagttttctaagtgtgagttctggttggacagAGTTTTATTTTTGGGCCATGTTATCTCTGCACAAGGAGTATCTGTTGACcctagtaaggttgaagctGTTATCAATTGGCCTAAACCAACCAATGTGTCTGAGATTCGAAGCTTTTTGGGGTTAGCTGGGTACTATAGGCGTttcattgaaggattttctCGAATAGCTAGTCCTATGACCCAGTTGACGCAGAAAGATCGACGTTTTGTGTGGATTGCAGAATGTGAGTCTAGTTTTCGGACTTTGAAAGAAAAGTTGACCACATCTCCAGTGCTAGCTTTGCCTTCAGGCTCAGGTGGATTTGTT TACCAGCCAGGGCGAATGAATCAagttgcagatgctttgagcagaaaggtTCAGGCTAAAATGTTGACATCTTTGACTATTTCAAAAGTTCATGAGCATTTGGGAACTTCAGGATGGACTTATCAGTCTAAGGGCGATTACTGTTAG
- the LOC140810375 gene encoding uncharacterized protein encodes MEDSFRAKELRPGAVKITRSFTYVAYPQANGQTEFVNRIIVQALKTRLQGKGKDCVEELPSVLWAYRTTPRAPTQETPFNFVYGSEAVLPVEIGQTSSQVESYLDDNYQSRAIELDLIEEKRDRAFMWMEAYRSQVMKSYNKKVRIRDFQVGDLVMKKVNPAGDVGKLEAR; translated from the coding sequence ATGGAAGATAGTTTCAGGGCAAAGGAATTACGTCCTGGCGCCGTGAAAATTACTCGGTCTTTCACCTATGTTGCCTATCCTCAAGCTAATGGCCAAACAgaatttgtcaatagaattaTTGTACAAGCACTGAAAACAAGGCTACAAGGCAAAGGAAAAGATTGTGTGGAAGAATTACCTAGTGTTCTCTGGGCTTACAGAACTACTCCCCGGGCACCTACTCAAGAAACTCCTTTCAACTTTGTGTATGGTTCTGAAGCAGTCCTTCCAGTTGAAATCGGGCAAACTTCTTCCCAGGTAGAATCTTACCTGGATGACAATTACCAAAGCCGGGCCATAGAATTAGACTTGATAGAAGAAAAGAGAGACCGAGCATTCATGTGGATGGAGGCATACAGGAGCCAGGTTatgaaatcatataacaaaAAGGTCCGGATCCGAGACTTCCAAGTAGGAGATCTAGTCATGAAGAAAGTCAACCCTGCTGGGGATGTGGGGAAGCTGGAAGCTCGGTGA